A genomic segment from Klebsiella africana encodes:
- a CDS encoding NAD(P)H-binding protein — MSQVLLTGATGLVVGHLLRLLQNEPSIRTIAAPTRRPLAPAEGVFNPHDPQLTDALAQVVDPVDIVFCCLGTTRREAGSKEAFVHADYTLVVDTALTGRRLGAQHMLVVSAMGANAHSPFFYNRVKGEMEAALIEQNWPRLTIARPSMLSGEREKKRANETLLAPLFRLLPGNWKAIAARDVAIALLAEALSPTHEGVRILTSSELRERAARQAE, encoded by the coding sequence ATGAGTCAGGTATTATTGACCGGCGCGACCGGGTTAGTTGTCGGTCACTTACTCCGGCTGCTGCAGAATGAGCCGAGCATCAGGACCATTGCTGCGCCGACGCGTCGCCCACTGGCGCCGGCGGAAGGGGTTTTTAATCCGCACGATCCCCAGTTGACCGATGCCCTGGCGCAGGTGGTTGATCCGGTGGATATCGTTTTCTGCTGTCTGGGAACGACGCGCCGGGAGGCCGGGAGCAAAGAGGCCTTTGTCCATGCTGACTACACGCTGGTGGTTGATACCGCGCTGACCGGCAGACGGCTGGGGGCGCAACATATGCTGGTGGTTAGCGCGATGGGCGCCAACGCCCACTCGCCGTTTTTCTACAATCGGGTGAAGGGGGAAATGGAGGCGGCGCTGATTGAGCAGAACTGGCCGCGGCTGACCATTGCCAGGCCTTCTATGCTGTCAGGCGAGCGGGAAAAAAAGCGGGCCAATGAGACCTTACTCGCACCGCTGTTCCGGCTGCTGCCAGGAAACTGGAAAGCTATCGCGGCCCGCGATGTGGCGATCGCCCTGCTGGCGGAGGCGCTGTCGCCCACCCACGAAGGGGTGCGAATTCTCACATCATCCGAACTTCGGGAACGCGCCGCGCGGCAGGCTGAATAG
- a CDS encoding permease, which produces MAGQSSSQAASPFQWWKPALFFLVVIVGLWFVKWQPYYGKAFTAAETHSIGKSILVQADANPLKAAWDYAMVYFLAVWKAAVLGVLLGSLIQVLIPRDWLLRTLGQSRFQGTLLGTIFSLPGMMCTCCAAPVAAGMRKQQVSMGGALAFWMGNPLLNPATLVFMGFVLGWQFALIRLVAGLATVLIVATLVQKWVKEAATQPVAVPAAQSEATQGGFFSRWLRALWTLFWNTIPVYILAVLVLGAARVWLFPHADGVVNNTLFWVIAMAIAGCLFVIPTAAEIPIVQTMMLAGMGIAPALALLITLPAVSVPSLIMLRKAFPAKALWLTGGLVALCGAIVGALALV; this is translated from the coding sequence ATGGCTGGTCAGTCTTCATCTCAGGCGGCGTCACCATTTCAATGGTGGAAACCCGCACTTTTCTTTCTCGTCGTCATTGTTGGCCTGTGGTTTGTCAAATGGCAGCCCTACTACGGGAAAGCCTTCACCGCTGCGGAAACCCACAGTATCGGTAAATCCATTCTCGTTCAGGCCGACGCTAACCCGTTGAAGGCGGCGTGGGACTACGCGATGGTTTACTTCCTTGCCGTCTGGAAAGCGGCGGTGCTCGGCGTGCTGCTCGGGTCGTTGATTCAGGTACTGATCCCGCGCGACTGGCTGCTGCGTACGCTTGGGCAATCACGGTTTCAGGGTACGCTGCTGGGGACGATTTTCTCGCTGCCGGGCATGATGTGTACCTGTTGCGCTGCCCCGGTTGCGGCCGGGATGCGCAAACAGCAGGTGTCGATGGGTGGGGCGCTGGCGTTCTGGATGGGCAACCCGCTGCTCAACCCGGCGACGCTGGTGTTTATGGGGTTTGTTCTGGGCTGGCAGTTTGCGCTGATTCGTCTGGTGGCGGGCCTGGCGACGGTGCTGATTGTCGCAACGCTGGTGCAGAAATGGGTGAAAGAGGCGGCGACGCAGCCGGTAGCGGTGCCTGCTGCACAGTCGGAAGCGACTCAGGGCGGCTTCTTTAGCCGCTGGTTGCGGGCGCTGTGGACGCTGTTCTGGAACACGATCCCGGTCTATATCCTTGCGGTACTGGTGCTGGGGGCGGCGCGCGTCTGGCTGTTCCCGCACGCCGATGGCGTGGTGAATAATACGTTGTTCTGGGTCATCGCGATGGCGATCGCCGGTTGCCTGTTTGTGATCCCTACCGCGGCGGAAATTCCGATTGTGCAGACAATGATGCTGGCGGGGATGGGAATAGCGCCAGCGCTGGCGCTGCTCATCACTCTGCCTGCGGTGAGCGTGCCGTCGCTGATTATGCTGCGT